A part of Aegilops tauschii subsp. strangulata cultivar AL8/78 chromosome 2, Aet v6.0, whole genome shotgun sequence genomic DNA contains:
- the LOC109754426 gene encoding folate-biopterin transporter 1, chloroplastic isoform X2 produces MSPDPSHRIRSPPSPFRSAGPPISSSFRKRCCLLPHGMASGTSAGREPYDEEAASRRPLELGVRDSAHASASDHRSGNIVPRYQVGCTKADTSKRYLEGWHKKQSSTDDVRKSKSGYFTAFGVDLSPDNMAVAIVYFVQGVLGLARLAVSFYLKDDLHLDPAETAVISGFSSLPWLIKPIYGFISDSIPLYGYRRRSYLILSGFLGTLSWSLMATVVNSKYGAGFSILLGSLSVAFSDVVVDSMVVERARGESQSTSGSLQSLCWGSSAFGGIVSAYFSGSLVDAYGVRFVFGITAFLPLMTSAVAVLVNEHRLTPGEHAMSVSGSGFIESSIQHIKQLWTSVKQPNIFLPTLFIFLWQATPHSESAMFFFITNKLGFTPGFLGRVKLVTSIASLLGVGIYNYFLKAVHLRKIFLVTTIIGSALGMTQVLLVTGLNRQFGVSDEWFSIGDSLIITVLGQAAFMPVLVLAAKLCPPGMEATLFATLMSISNAGSVTGGLVGAGLTKIFGVTRESFGNLPLLIIVCNLSSLLPLPLLGLLPDETGDSDNEETKHS; encoded by the exons ATGTCACCTGATCCCAGTCACAGGATACGTTCTCCCCCCTCTCCGTTCCGCAGCGCAGGGCCGCCGATCTCGTCGTCTTTCAGGAAACGGTGCTGCCTCCTGCCCCACGGGATGGCCTCCGGAACCTCGGCAGGTCGCGAGCCGTACGACGAGGAGGCCGCGAGCCGCCGCCCGCTCGAGCTCGGTGTCCGCGACTCCGCCCACGCTTCCGCCTCCGACCACCGGTCTG GAAATATTGTGCCTAGATATCAGGTGGGATGTACTAAAGCTGATACAAGTAAGAGATACTTGGAGGGATGGCATAAGAAGCAATCTAGTACAGATGATGTACGCAAGAGCAAGTCAGGATACTTCACGGCATTCGGGGTGGACCTATCTCCTGATAATATGGCAGTTGCCAttgtatattttgtccaaggGGTCTTAGGCCTTGCCCGACTTGCTGTGAGCTTTTACTTAAAGGACGATCTTCACCTTGATCCAGCTGAG ACTGCAGTTATATCTGGCTTCTCATCCTTGCCCTGGTTGATCAAGCCAATCTATGGCTTTATCAG TGATTCTATTCCACTATATGGGTATCGAAGAAGATCATATCTTATTCTGTCAGGATTTCTTGGAACACTTTCATGGAGTCTGATGGCTACAGTAGTGAACAGTAAATATGGTGCAGGATTCTCTATTCTTCTTGGATCACTTTCTGTTGCCTTCTCAGATGTT GTCGTAGATTCTATGGTAGTTGAGAGAGCTCGTGGCGAATCACAAAGTACATCTGGATCTCTCCAGTCTCTATGTTGGGGGTCCTCGGCATTTGGTGGAATTGTGAGCGCATATTTCAGTGGTTCGCTTGTGGATGCATATGGAGTAAG ATTTGTCTTTGGTATTACGGCATTTTTACCATTGATGACATCTGCTGTTGCAGTTCTTGTAAATGAACATCGCCTGACTCCTGGAGAACATGCTATGTCAGTCTCTGGTTCAGGATTCATTGAGAGCTCAATACAGCACATCAAGCAGCTATGGACTTCTGTAAAGCAACCTAACATTTTCTTGCCGACCTTGTTTATATTCCTCTGGCAAGCAACACCACACTCAGAGTCAGCCATGTTTTTCTTCAT CACAAATAAGCTTGGATTCACTCCAGGGTTTCTAGGACGTGTAAAACTCGTTACTTCCATTGCATCCTTGCTCGGTGTCGGAATTTATAACTATTTTCTGAAGGCAGTTCATCTGAGGAAAATATTTCTTGTGACAACCATCATAGGTTCAGCCCTTGGAATGACACAG GTTCTTCTTGTCACTGGGCTTAATAGGCAGTTTGGGGTCAGTGATGAGTGGTTCTCCATTGGAGATTCGTTAATCATCACGGTCCTTGGCCAG GCTGCATTCATGCCAGTTTTGGTGTTAGCTGCAAAATTGTGCCCTCCAGGAATGGAGGCGACTTTGTTTGCCACTTTGATGTCCATTTCTAATGCTGGAAGTGTTACGGGTGGTCTTGTCGGTGCTGGTCTAACAAAGATTTTTGGAGTCACTAGGGAAAGCTTCGGAAATCTacctctgttgattattgtatgcAATCTCAGTTCCTTGCTGCCCTTGCCTCTTCTAGGTCTCCTTCCAGACGAAACAGGAGATTCAGATAATGAAGAAACAAAACACAGCTGA
- the LOC109754427 gene encoding protein FAR1-RELATED SEQUENCE 5, with protein MAEIGKRTPKVGMRFRDSEEAWEFWVDYGGHIGFDVRKRSTIKSRCDGVITSRWFVCSNEGHRRKNQTDHEPKRIRAETRTNCKAHVIVTYDRVANNFEVTEVDLEHNHRLQLPQTCHLLASQRKISEVQAFEIETADDSGIMPKASHEYACRLVGGPNNLGHTYRDRKNHLRSKRQRELAYGQAGSMLNYFRDKQAENAAFQYHLQLDSEEHIANIFWVDAKMLLDYAHFGDVVTFDTTFGTNKEYRPFGIFLGLNQFRKTTIFGAALMFDERFAVAIARLHGDLQFEEERIVIGDPLTKTVSCSCGMFNRTGILCAHGLKVLDLMNIKTLPAHYVLKRWTREARNGSIQDRQGRNVVENPKMEAELRYKDLSHKFHKMAQKAANSPQCCILLDNALDSVAPHIHDLLNASTSAMNELCKDKENVDPNVQQVDELLRSARLKKKEVQSKNLRR; from the coding sequence ATGGCAGAAATTGGAAAGAGGACACCCAAAGTTGGTATGAGGTTCAGAGATTCGGAAGAGGCTTGGGAGTTTTGGGTAGATTATGGGGGTCACATTGGCTTCGATGTGAGGAAAAGATCCACAATCAAAAGCAGATGTGATGGTGTGATTACTTCACGCTGGTTTGTTTGTTCCAATGAAGGCCATCGAAGGAAAAACCAAACAGATCATGAGCCAAAGCGTATTAGAGCAGAAACAAGAACCAATTGTAAGGCTCATGTGATTGTTACATATGATCGAGTTGCCAACAATTTTGAAGTCACCGAAGTTGATTTGGAGCACAATCACCGCCTTCAATTGCCACAAACCTGCCACTTGTTAGCATCACAAAGGAAGATTTCAGAAGTGCAAGCTTTCGAGATAGAAACAGCCGATGATTCTGGAATTATGCCAAAAGCTTCACATGAGTATGCTTGTCGTCTAGTTGGTGGCCCTAACAACCTTGGTCACACTTACCGTGACCGAAAGAACCATTTGCGAAGCAAGCGGCAGCGGGAGTTGGCTTATGGACAGGCTGGAAGTATGTTGAATTATTTTCGTGACAAGCAGGCTGAGAATGCAGCATTCCAATACCATTTGCAGTTGGATAGTGAGGAGCATATAGCCAACATATTCTGGGTTGATGCTAAAATGCTACTTGACTATGCACACTTTGGCGATGTTGTCACATTTGACACTACATTTGGCACAAACAAAGAGTATAGGCCATTTGGTATTTTTCTTGGGCTGAACCAGTTCAGAAAAACAACCATTTTTGGTGCTGCATTGATGTTCGATGAAAGATTTGCTGTTGCTATTGCGAGGTTGCATGGAGATTTACAGTTTGAGGAGGAGCGCATAGTGATAGGTGATCCTTTGACCAAAACGGTTTCATGTAGTTGTGGGATGTTCAATAGGACAGGAATCTTGTGTGCACATGGTCTAAAAGTGCTTGATTTGATGAACATAAAGACATTGCCGGCACATTAtgtcttgaagaggtggactagagAAGCTCGCAATGGAAGTATACAAGATAGACAAGGAAGGAATGTGGTAGAAAATCCAAAAATGGAAGCTGAACTTCGATACAAGGATTTGTCTCATAAATTTCACAAAATGGCACAAAAAGCAGCCAACTCTCCACAATGTTGTATTCTATTGGATAATGCACTTGATTCCGTCGCTCCGCATATACATGATTTACTCAATGCATCCACTAGTGCCATGAATGAACTATGTAAAGACAAAGAGAATGTTGACCCAAATGTGCAGCAAGTAGATGAGTTGCTTAGATCTGCACGGCTGAAGAAAAAAGAGGTTCAGTCAAAGAACTTAAGGAGATAG
- the LOC109754426 gene encoding folate-biopterin transporter 1, chloroplastic isoform X1 → MSPDPSHRIRSPPSPFRSAGPPISSSFRKRCCLLPHGMASGTSAGREPYDEEAASRRPLELGVRDSAHASASDHRSGNIVPRYQVGCTKADTSKRYLEGWHKKQSSTDDVRKSKSGYFTAFGVDLSPDNMAVAIVYFVQGVLGLARLAVSFYLKDDLHLDPAETAVISGFSSLPWLIKPIYGFISDSIPLYGYRRRSYLILSGFLGTLSWSLMATVVNSKYGAGFSILLGSLSVAFSDVVVDSMVVERARGESQSTSGSLQSLCWGSSAFGGIVSAYFSGSLVDAYGVRFVFGITAFLPLMTSAVAVLVNEHRLTPGEHAMSVSGSGFIESSIQHIKQLWTSVKQPNIFLPTLFIFLWQATPHSESAMFFFMYVSGFLGRVKLVTSIASLLGVGIYNYFLKAVHLRKIFLVTTIIGSALGMTQVLLVTGLNRQFGVSDEWFSIGDSLIITVLGQAAFMPVLVLAAKLCPPGMEATLFATLMSISNAGSVTGGLVGAGLTKIFGVTRESFGNLPLLIIVCNLSSLLPLPLLGLLPDETGDSDNEETKHS, encoded by the exons ATGTCACCTGATCCCAGTCACAGGATACGTTCTCCCCCCTCTCCGTTCCGCAGCGCAGGGCCGCCGATCTCGTCGTCTTTCAGGAAACGGTGCTGCCTCCTGCCCCACGGGATGGCCTCCGGAACCTCGGCAGGTCGCGAGCCGTACGACGAGGAGGCCGCGAGCCGCCGCCCGCTCGAGCTCGGTGTCCGCGACTCCGCCCACGCTTCCGCCTCCGACCACCGGTCTG GAAATATTGTGCCTAGATATCAGGTGGGATGTACTAAAGCTGATACAAGTAAGAGATACTTGGAGGGATGGCATAAGAAGCAATCTAGTACAGATGATGTACGCAAGAGCAAGTCAGGATACTTCACGGCATTCGGGGTGGACCTATCTCCTGATAATATGGCAGTTGCCAttgtatattttgtccaaggGGTCTTAGGCCTTGCCCGACTTGCTGTGAGCTTTTACTTAAAGGACGATCTTCACCTTGATCCAGCTGAG ACTGCAGTTATATCTGGCTTCTCATCCTTGCCCTGGTTGATCAAGCCAATCTATGGCTTTATCAG TGATTCTATTCCACTATATGGGTATCGAAGAAGATCATATCTTATTCTGTCAGGATTTCTTGGAACACTTTCATGGAGTCTGATGGCTACAGTAGTGAACAGTAAATATGGTGCAGGATTCTCTATTCTTCTTGGATCACTTTCTGTTGCCTTCTCAGATGTT GTCGTAGATTCTATGGTAGTTGAGAGAGCTCGTGGCGAATCACAAAGTACATCTGGATCTCTCCAGTCTCTATGTTGGGGGTCCTCGGCATTTGGTGGAATTGTGAGCGCATATTTCAGTGGTTCGCTTGTGGATGCATATGGAGTAAG ATTTGTCTTTGGTATTACGGCATTTTTACCATTGATGACATCTGCTGTTGCAGTTCTTGTAAATGAACATCGCCTGACTCCTGGAGAACATGCTATGTCAGTCTCTGGTTCAGGATTCATTGAGAGCTCAATACAGCACATCAAGCAGCTATGGACTTCTGTAAAGCAACCTAACATTTTCTTGCCGACCTTGTTTATATTCCTCTGGCAAGCAACACCACACTCAGAGTCAGCCATGTTTTTCTTCATGTATGTATCAG GGTTTCTAGGACGTGTAAAACTCGTTACTTCCATTGCATCCTTGCTCGGTGTCGGAATTTATAACTATTTTCTGAAGGCAGTTCATCTGAGGAAAATATTTCTTGTGACAACCATCATAGGTTCAGCCCTTGGAATGACACAG GTTCTTCTTGTCACTGGGCTTAATAGGCAGTTTGGGGTCAGTGATGAGTGGTTCTCCATTGGAGATTCGTTAATCATCACGGTCCTTGGCCAG GCTGCATTCATGCCAGTTTTGGTGTTAGCTGCAAAATTGTGCCCTCCAGGAATGGAGGCGACTTTGTTTGCCACTTTGATGTCCATTTCTAATGCTGGAAGTGTTACGGGTGGTCTTGTCGGTGCTGGTCTAACAAAGATTTTTGGAGTCACTAGGGAAAGCTTCGGAAATCTacctctgttgattattgtatgcAATCTCAGTTCCTTGCTGCCCTTGCCTCTTCTAGGTCTCCTTCCAGACGAAACAGGAGATTCAGATAATGAAGAAACAAAACACAGCTGA